A region from the Malus domestica chromosome 07, GDT2T_hap1 genome encodes:
- the LOC103438356 gene encoding uncharacterized protein: MAEEGKPDAQLFQLLSGLLQQVEALTNEEEVELRSKIEALGLEVTKLPSQSTQHLDELEIAKELDKLSAKLDDVDEMISSAMAADPQVKSLLSGTADVWMPVITATADERRNFTTSVADDSPEAKERSSS; the protein is encoded by the exons ATGGCAGAGGAAGGAAAGCCAGATGCCCAACTGTTTCAGCTCCTTTCTGGTCTCCTCCAACAG GTGGAAGCATTGACCAATGAAGAAGAAGTTGAATTGCGTTCAAAAATCGAAGCCCTTGGATTGGAGGTTACAAAACTTCCGTCGCAGTCAACGCAGCATCTGGACGAG CTGGAAATAGCCAAGGAGTTGGATAAATTATCGGCAAAGTTGGATGATGTAGATGAGATGATTTCTTCAGCGATGGCTGCAGATCCCCAGGTGAAGTCACTGTTGAGTGGTACTGCTGATGTATGGATGCCAGTTATTACTGCCACTGCTGATGAACGACGGAATTTTACAACTTCAGTGGCAGATGATAGCCCAGAAGCAAAAGAGAGAAGTTCCAGTTAG